From Polaribacter haliotis:
TTTTTCTAAATTCCCTATTTTTAAAACGATAACTTTAAAAGAAGTAAAAAAAATAGAATTTCCTTTTTCTACAGATGAAGAAGATTTTTTTATTTTAAGCTTACAAGATCGAGAACTAGAAATTCATCAAAAAACAGGAGAAATTGTAAAAACAACATATTATCCTGTTACAAAAATATTAAGTGTATTAAGTTTTAATCTGCACACAGGATCAGGAAGTATAATTTGGTCTTTAGTATTATTTATTAGTTCGCTTTCTGTTTTATACTTTATGTATTCTGGAAGTATAATTGCGTTTAAACGTATGCGTTCTAAAACAAAAAATAAATACAACGCTAACCAAGCTAATTTTGTAATTCTAATTGGGTCAGAAAATGGAGGCACAAAAAGATTAGGAAAAACTTTACAGCAGTCTTTATTAAAAGCAGGTAAAAAAGTGTTTTTAGATGATTTAAACAACTATAAAAGTTATCCTGCAATTGAACAATTAGTTATTATTACTTCTACTTACGGCGATGGAGAGCCACCAAGCAATGCAAATTTATTTTTAACCAAACTCCAGCAAATCAAAATTATAAAACCCTTTACTTGTAATGTAATTGGGTTAGGATCTTTTTCGTATTCAAAATTTTGTGAATTTGCTAAAAGCGTTCAAAGACAAGTTGTTTTAAATAATCAGATTATTGTTCCTCAAGAAACTCCGTTATTAATTCATAACCAGAACTATAAAGCATTTAGAAATTGGGTTTTAGAATGGAATACTAGCTTAAATTTAAATTTAGAAATTCCAAAAGAATTGTCTTTTATAAAACCAAAAGAGACGATTTTTAAAGTAGTTGAAAAACAAAATGTTATTGATGAATATGCTGAAACTTTTAAACTAACCTTAGCATCAAAAAAAAGAATAAAATTTGTACCTGGAGATTTGTTAGGAATTACTCCTCCAAATGAAACTTCAGAACGTTTATATTCTATTGGTAAAAACAGTAATGGAGATTTATTATTGAGTATAAAAAAACATTCTCTAGGTATTTGTTCTAATTTTCTAAATGGCTTAAAACCTAATCAAGAACTAAAAGGAACCATTCAAAAAAACAAACAATTTTATCTTCCTAAAAAAAGCAAACAGGTTATTTTAATAGCCAACGGAACAGGAATTGCCCCATTTTTAGGCATGATTCATCAAAAAAAGAACATTCCTAAAACTTTGTATTGGGGAACTCGAACTAAAATTTCTGAAGAATTATACAAAGTTCAAATTTTAGAAGCGTTACAAAAAAAGACACTACAAGCGTATGATGTGGCTTTTTCAAAAGAAGAAAGTCCTTATAACTATGTTCAAGACATTATTACAAGAGATGAAAAAAATATCGTAAAAACACTTTCAACAGGAGGAACTATTATGTTATGCGGATCTATAACTATGCGTAATGGTGTTTTTGAGCTTCTAGAAAAAATTTGCTTTAGAAATAATCTACCCGCTTTTGAAAATTTCAAAAATAAAGGGCAAATTTTAACAGACTGTTATTAATGTTTTTTTAACAAAATATTAATTAGTTGCGTCTGCAACTAATTAATGACTTTGTCTATTTTTGCGAAAGTGAAAGAAAAGCAAGTACATATCGATTTTGAAAATTCTATTGGGCCTTGGTTGGGTAGAACAGGTAAAATAACAGATTATTTTATTCAGGAATCGTTTAAATTAAACAATCTAGATCTTACAAAAGAACAAATGATAGTTCTTAAAAAATTAAATGATCAAGACGGTTTAAATCAAAACGAATTGGCTTTTTTAACGTTAAGAAATAAGTCTTCATTAACGCGTTTGCTTACTAAAATGGAAGGAAAAAAATATATTTTTAGAAAACAAAGTAAAGAAGATAAGCGAATTAAAAATGTGTACTTAACGGAATTCGGAAAAGAGGTTTTTGAAAACACCAAACCGGTTATTCAAAATATAATATCTACAATGGAGCAAAATATAACTGTAGAAGAAAAACAACAAATAATAAAAATATTTAAAAAAATACAAACTAATTTCTGCTCAACTGCAGAACACATTTAACTAACAAACATGAGAAAAATAATTTTAGCTATTCTTGGGGTTTTAGCTATTGTTGCTGCTGTTTTAGTAGGTAACTACATTGTAGAAAAAAACCAAAAACCAAAACCGAAGTTTAAAAAACAAATAAAAACAGTTTTTGTAAAGAGTGTAGAAAATAAAGAAATTCCTATTATTCTTACTGCAAGTGGAAACTTAACTGCAAAAAATAAAATAGATATTTTTTCTGAAGTTCAAGGAATCTTTAAGCCTTCCAGAAAAGCATTTAAAGCAGGAACAAAATACTATAGAGGAGAAACTTTATTAAGTATAAATAGCGATGAATTTTACGCAAGTCTGCAATCTCAAAAAAGTAGTTTATACAATTTGTTAACTTCTATTATGCCAGATATACGTTTAGATTATCCAGGTGAATTTAGTAAATGGGAAAACTATTTAAAAGGTTTTAATATTAATAAAACAACTCCAAAATTACCTAAATTTTCAACAGATAAAGAGAAATATTTTATTTCTGGTAGAGGAATTTTAACAGCATATTACAATGTTAAAAATTTAGAAGTTAGAAATTCTAAACATCAAATTAGAGCTCCTTTTTCGGGAATTTTAACAGAAGCTTTGGTAAGCCCTGGAACGTTGGTTAGAGTTGGACAAAAATTAGGTGAGTTTATAGACCCAAGTATTTATGA
This genomic window contains:
- a CDS encoding PepSY domain-containing protein produces the protein MLNKIWRYSHFYLTVSSFLFLLLASITGSFLAFEPIQEKLQPHYIENAEDVPVAQLIDTLKNKYNEVLDIEVDKNYFVKASLFSLEEAIDGQFYINPFNGDKIADIPRKGAFFEFLTNFHRSLFLKTPGRVFVGISCFLLFLIAITGLLLAIKRQGGFLKFFLKIINDKSIQYNHVALGRLFLIPIIILALSGTYLSMERFSLLPKTKAIVTQQESVSKLNITFSKFPIFKTITLKEVKKIEFPFSTDEEDFFILSLQDRELEIHQKTGEIVKTTYYPVTKILSVLSFNLHTGSGSIIWSLVLFISSLSVLYFMYSGSIIAFKRMRSKTKNKYNANQANFVILIGSENGGTKRLGKTLQQSLLKAGKKVFLDDLNNYKSYPAIEQLVIITSTYGDGEPPSNANLFLTKLQQIKIIKPFTCNVIGLGSFSYSKFCEFAKSVQRQVVLNNQIIVPQETPLLIHNQNYKAFRNWVLEWNTSLNLNLEIPKELSFIKPKETIFKVVEKQNVIDEYAETFKLTLASKKRIKFVPGDLLGITPPNETSERLYSIGKNSNGDLLLSIKKHSLGICSNFLNGLKPNQELKGTIQKNKQFYLPKKSKQVILIANGTGIAPFLGMIHQKKNIPKTLYWGTRTKISEELYKVQILEALQKKTLQAYDVAFSKEESPYNYVQDIITRDEKNIVKTLSTGGTIMLCGSITMRNGVFELLEKICFRNNLPAFENFKNKGQILTDCY
- a CDS encoding MarR family winged helix-turn-helix transcriptional regulator — its product is MTLSIFAKVKEKQVHIDFENSIGPWLGRTGKITDYFIQESFKLNNLDLTKEQMIVLKKLNDQDGLNQNELAFLTLRNKSSLTRLLTKMEGKKYIFRKQSKEDKRIKNVYLTEFGKEVFENTKPVIQNIISTMEQNITVEEKQQIIKIFKKIQTNFCSTAEHI
- a CDS encoding efflux RND transporter periplasmic adaptor subunit, which produces MRKIILAILGVLAIVAAVLVGNYIVEKNQKPKPKFKKQIKTVFVKSVENKEIPIILTASGNLTAKNKIDIFSEVQGIFKPSRKAFKAGTKYYRGETLLSINSDEFYASLQSQKSSLYNLLTSIMPDIRLDYPGEFSKWENYLKGFNINKTTPKLPKFSTDKEKYFISGRGILTAYYNVKNLEVRNSKHQIRAPFSGILTEALVSPGTLVRVGQKLGEFIDPSIYEMEVSVNAEFADLLKVGNSVALSNLEKSKKYTGKVVRVNGRVDQVSQTIKAFIDVKHPDLKEGMFLEAELVAKSESEAIEISRKLLVDNAAVYTVKNDSILTLANVNPVYFGAENVVIKGLNNNDKILTQTLPGAFDGMIVKINKNK